A window of Bactrocera dorsalis isolate Fly_Bdor chromosome 4, ASM2337382v1, whole genome shotgun sequence genomic DNA:
CCTTTGTGGTATTATTATTAGAACTCTACAATAATTAAAGAATTTcacataaaatattacaaaaactagtttacataaataaaaaatatatataaataaaatactatgtgccaatattataaaaaaattaaaaatcaaaaataaaacaaaaaacaaaaaacaaaaaattataattataatataataaaaaatatgtttttagcaAAGTAAGCTTAgctgtataaataaaaaaaatttaaataaaaataaaaaaattaaattaaaataaaaaaaatatatattaaatcaaataaacttgtattatacatacacaaacataaatatatacataactgtaaacataaaaatatttaacaacaatttttgcaaataaaaattagaagaaaCCAACGCCACACGCTAAACTACTCCACAGACATTatcaaatgtattttatatggaaaaattgTAATACATAAccccaaaaatataaataaaaaataatttaaaaatatgcaatttgaaATTGAGGTTATATAAAACCGAAATGCGCAGCGATTTTGCTAAAATTGTTGCTCAGAAAAGCTAAGCAACTAAAGCTTGCctgtaaaaataattgaatatatcTCAGATActcgtaaaaaaatattcacaaacaaatattagaaagaaaataaaaaaatattaagtaaagaAATACTGTAACACAGATTCGACGCTATTTTTACACCCTGTATAAGCATGATTAGCGTAAGATTACAAGTACAAatagcaaacaacaaaacatataaGAAAGTAGAGAGCGGAGGAGAACGCTTAACAATGCAAGCGTGGCAGCAAAGagaccaaaaaatatataaaatttaaatatatggtcacgtgatttttttggtttcaaatttTATCAGTAAATCGATTATTTACAGGGTcacaacttttattttaaatttttaacaataataatttattaaaaaaactagcAGATacttaaattgcaaaaaatattatgaaaatgtattgtaattttcgaaatttaatttttcgacttcgaaatttcgaaaatcccaaatatatattttcaataccttagaaatcaaaaattcataGCAAATGTTGAAATGAAAGTGTTAttctgaaaattaattttttaacttcgaaatttcgaaaattccgaaaacatatatttaatacCTCAGAAATCAAAATTCATAGCAAGtgttcaaatgaaaatgttttttcgaaaattcaaaattcggtGATGAAGATTTGATCTATTAATTAAGAAGTTTatcatatttcgaaaatttttcgaataaaaatattcgaaaaatttatattacttcgaatatttaaaaacaaaaaaaatcgaatcaGAATTTCATATTAACTAAAACCTTTATGCTATTTCGAAAATCTTCTAAacacattttctttgatttgacatttacatgaaaaaaatatccgaaaaatttagtttatttcgaaaattcggAATTTCGGAATATAttgtttcgaaatttcaaaaacaaaaaattgtgtggTTTCGAAATTCATTAAGTAACTCCAAGTTTCGAATGAAACTTtgtgaatattaatattatatttattatatatttattttcgaatgttcgaaaatttttcctTGTCAAACTATAAGAAATTCCAAAATTTGAATACAGAATTTCgcgaaataaatttccaaaaagcttcataaagattttaaaaatatttttaatgttagaGAGTTTTGAAATaagattattataaaaataatagattGAGATTGGGATTTTCAAGAAAAATGAACACAATATTATCACTTTTATAACCTTTTCATCCATTAgtttaaagcaacaaaaatttaaatatttgctcaCTTCACTATGATACCTCACCCTaaggattatttttattagaattttgttcggtaatttcatgaattttcaaagataatataattttcttttgaagaAGAGGTTTTTAGGcttgttttgctaatttatttatatcgtttatttttttttttttgtagtaaatattttattaaatcgcAAGTTCGGCTTGTACATACACttccaataagaaaaatatttaaaaatatacataagctGTAAAATCTTTGCTaattcatatatattatataatataaatatatacatacatatacatatgtatgtatgtcaaagtatataaccaatacacatatacatatatatgtataactaacaaaaaatatataaaaaaatagaaaaagtaatTAAGTATTGAATAGAAGGCAATGTGAGgcattatagttaaaaaaagtaaataaattattcaaataaaatatttaaaaaaagtattaatcaaaataataaattaataaaaacctcaaaaaattaaaaaaataataataattaatacaagttaaatatattatgaaaaatttattcttaactaattaagaataaaaattaaaaaaaaattatttaataataaaaattaaacaaaaatattttaatttaattattattaaaaattaaatacaatgaataaaaatttaaaaaattaaattaattttatttttttgaaatataaatttttatttttaaaattttaatatatgcattttttcttaatttttattcttaattatttttaattttgtattcattaatcattaaattaaagtaatttttttagtttttattcttaattattttcaaatttgtattcattaattatttagttaaattaattttttaaatttattattaattattttttaaatttttattcattacatttaatttttattataatttttttaatttttattcttatttaaataaaacaaattaataaattattaaataaaataaataaataaattatttttttattaatgaaaaaaataataatttaatttaattcactttttttatccttaaatattttttaaaattttattcagtaatcacttaattaaataaattaattcatatattttttaaatttatttaattttattatcaattattttttaaatttttattcattgaattgctttttttattaatttttttaatttttaattaaattatttttttaattttattcttaattaattaacaaaaatggaaagtaaaattttaaaaataaaaaaacaaattaatggaaaaatttatgaaaaatcgtaattaataataattaaaaaatgtatataaataattatgtattaaagaaattaataccGCACATCAGGAAATTAATCTCAAGctgtatacaaattaaaaaccaaaaacaacaacaaaaatgtctaCATACATAAGAACCAGAAATTAGcgttgcttcccaaaggcaaagaaaatatataaaataattaattaattaattaacaatgtacatacacacacttacaaatacataaacacatataaatatgtatgtactccaCTATAATTTGTGACCGTAACTCCAAGAAAAGATTGCGTTGACAGCGTGTAACTGTTAATGAGCGATGATCGGATATGCACCTGGAATTTGTTGGtgcattgtatgtatgtagtatatgataAGCTATGTACTGctaactttgtatgtaaatgtatttactCGTCACTTAAGAAGCTCTCCCATCCTtaaacaaacgcacacacatacacgcgcacGCATGCGTGAAAACACCTTcctacatataaatttaaacacataatatatatatacataaccatATACAGTTATATGATTTAGTGAAGTTTAGTACTATGTATCGTAATTAGAAAATATAAGAATCTTATGGTTAGCATTTCGTGTAAATTACTTATCAAAAATAcaccatataaatatacatatatacataaaatataaatgaatattacatttaatacattatataccacaaacaataaataaagcgtataaataaataaataaaaaattaataaacctaAATTACATATGGAGCAAACATTTTGCGTCTTTCGAACTTTTTAGCTCTAGACTACTgtaggcaaaaaatagtaagattaaAAAGTAGGTACGCGATAAACCCATTCGCCGATATAAATATCTGGTCCGAagcgttcagaatgttggaaaaggtcttcggtgataattgtttttttattggtacaaattattcaaagagagtGGAGAACGCGTTGACTACTAACCACGTcaaggacggccatcaacaaaaactgatgatcaacacctcaataaaataaaggaattggtgcttgagaaccgacgattaacagtcagagatcttactgacatcgttaGAATATTGGAAGGATCACTGAAAACccttttgaaagatcatttaggCCAAAGAAAAATGGTTCCAAAATCcctaaatttttttgagaaacagcgtcgcgttaacgtctgggaaacaatgctttccggctATCAGGATATCATAAAACGTGTTATTATTAGCTAGAATCTATGCTTACGGCCCataaacagacgatcaatcggccgaacatcgtggcaaaggtgagccgaagcccaaaaaaacacgtcaaagtagatcaaaaatcaaggctatgttgacagttttctttgattatcgaaGTGCGGtgtactccgaattccttccgaccgaccAAATTGTccacaaggaatactatttaaatattatgcgtcgtttgcgcaaaGCTATTCTTCAATaaaggccggaattatgggccgacaacttgTGGTTTTGCACTACAATAATGCGCGGTCGCAACTGCATTGGTTCGTCGTAAGTTTtccgccaaattttcaaccaatatcgtctCGCAAGCACCGTATTCGCCCGATTTAGCTTCATGTGACTTCCATTCTGTGAGATCATTCATCTTGCCCCAAAGGTAGGTGTTCTTACTGGAAATTCCAACAGGTGTACATGCGGTAATCCTAAACATCTTGTCGGACGTTAACTTACAAAGTTATATGGAGAATGACGAGGTGGAAACGGCCAGGCACTTTCTGCTTCATTGTCCAGGCTTTGCAaaactgaggttgaaacattACAGCCAGTAATTTCTTCGGCGAACCTGGCGAAATAGCCCGCATTAATAACAGCAACCTCAACAAATCTGTGACTCAAACCGCTTTGTCGGTTATTGAAAGCCTTTTCGATCATTACGTAAAAGTATTTAGGTAACACAATAGACTAGCGTTATGTATTGTCTAAGTGGGATCCATTTATGAACCGAACCCAACCTAAAGTACCCCTACTTTTAATGTAAGTACTTGCTCTGCTCAAAGGTGAGAAGAAGGCACTTAAAAGGTTATACGATAACCAACCTAACCTTCTTCGAAGAATAAaaggtcatatatgtatgtatataaaatttctagGAAAGATAGGAGAGAGGCAGAGAGGCCAGCCGAGGCTTATAACAAGAGAAgagagaatttaattttaagcgtTAACTTGTCTGTTTTATTTCGAGAGCCTATTTTAAAGATAATACcaagtgatccaagtagaggtagcTTTTTAGCCTTTTTTTGATTGAGAGTGTACACACAAAGACTGTGGacagtcgattcggcgccgttcgcagcaactcgaactgatgtatggaacggcttggcgcattttacgtcaagatcttaaatttaaaactcaTAAAATATAGCTCATGGAAGAACTGAAGACACTCAACCTTTCCAAGCTACactgcttcgctctatgggcttttgaaGAGTTCCAAGAACATTCGAcgtttttgttcagcgatgaggcccatttctggctcaatggatatgtaagcaagcaaaatttccgcatttgggatgaaaagcaacctgaagagattcaagggctgccatttcatacagaaaaaacaacggtttgttgTGGactgtgggccggtggaatcatcagacCATATTTCATCAGAAATGATGGtccagtgagaacgtaaccgtaaATGGTGACCGACTATTTgaagcctgaaattgaagctcgtgatctcggcgacatttgggtTCAACAAGAcaacgccacttcccacacatcgcatcaatcaatggatttaacgacaaaacacttcggtgagcaaataatttcatgttttgggccggtcgtttggccaccaagatcgtgtgatatcacatcgttaggcTTTTTCCTGtgcggatatgtaaagtctgaagtctatgcggacaatcccgcttcgatttaggccttggagcaaaacatcacgtgtttcatgcgccagttaccagtcaaaatgctggaacgagtcatcgaaaattagactcaaccgAGGGACTATCTGAGTGTAGCGGCGGCCAACATTTGACAGAGAcaatcttcaaaaactaaatgccaaagaatgttctttcgaacgataataaacattccccattaaatttgaagtttctgtggttCTTCTTTAAAACAGTAGGGAACCTCGGGCCTAGTATTATAGTAAAACATGTGAAAATGTCGTATCTTTAGTCTGGATCAATTTTGATAAGATAGTAtgctcaaattttaataaagacgATAGCCAAAAAATCTGTCAATGAAAATGAGGTTAGAGACGATTTGGCCtgtttttagttataaaatattatagttaATGCTTATTACTTAATATTGcattgaaattgtatttttgtttttgaaaaagtctTACAAAAAATACGTCTTCGcattttactacaaaaaatccataactgttaatatttttcatattttttacatttttttgagcTGTCAGTCCTTAGTCAATGAACACAAGCAAATCATTTCAAAATAAACTTTCGCCAAGAATAAATAATCTTTCACTCAAAACTATAAATTCGCATGGAGATCGCTTATCAGCGCTACGAAATTCACTTCAACGCTTTTATCAGTTCGAAAATATGCATTGAAAACAATAGTACAGCTACTTGAATCACTGACAAGAATCTAAAAACGCTAGAAAAAATATTAGCTGCGATTAGAATTTGTTGTCGAAGCATTGAAGCtggagaaaaacaacaacacaaccataaaatattgtttttgtacacACTGCTATTAAATATAACAACAGAAGAGAGCGCTGTAGCGAATACTCATTTGGCGCTCACGCTGATAAGCGATCGAACGGTAGAAACAGCGCGCGCTAGCCACGCACGCTCGACGCGCAAGCAATATACGGCGGCAGTCACCAAGTGGCAGTCGCGCTCAGTAGATCAGCGGTCAATTCTACAGTGAATTAGTGCGTGTCGCGTTTGACGCTCCGTTGCGGTCTCGAGAGTTTCATCACACGACCAGAATTGCTTCCGCGCCTTTGAATGATAAGTCGGTGCGTGGAAAAGTTTGAGGCGCCAAGTGATATTGAGTGGCTGTGGTGTTGATAATTAGATAAAGTCGCAGAAGAcactacttttttgttgttgtacgttGAGCTCAGCGCTGTAAGCAGACGCAAGTGAAACAAATGGATCTGTTTTGGTGGCGAAAGGAACCGGAgccaccaccgccgccaccgccgAGCGCCATGCAGAATCGACTGATTGAGTTCGTGGCGGGCTCGCTGGGTAAGTGGGGAGGGGGTATACATAGTATTTACATATAGACCAGCTGAAATAACGTGCCATGTGCTGCTATGTAAACGAAACTTATTAAAGGCATTAAAGCTTCAGCGCGCATATcatatctgtatgtacatatgtatgtatgtacaacgtgtctttataaatatgtatgtatgtgtataatgcTGAAACTTAATGAATGTATGATGCAAAAAGCTAAACGAAATCGAAATTTGCCGCTGAGTTAGAAAGACTCATTTAAagagtttaattttttctaaatttgaagaatatggtgttgttgttgtaggtgtaacaaatactttgaaaatatttttggagacCGCTGCCGTATTGACAGTTTCTGGCATATTATGTGGTATCCCGGCTCCGTTCCGTGCTTGAGACCGCCTTGCGGGAGCACGGAAGATAAGAATGAGAAGCCTGAGGAGTATTTCTCATTCAAAATATTGGGTATCATTAAAAAAGAACcattggagaccctataaagacATATATTTCTTATCATCGTGACAggatgagtcgatttagccatgtccgtctttATAATCGCGAACTAGTCAgtcagttttggagataccgatctgaaatttcgcacacgaccttttctccccaagaagctgctcatttctcGGAGCCACCAGTgacggaccactatagcatatagctactaggctaactgaccgatcaaaatcaagttcttttatagAAAACGATTttaattgacaagatatctccATAAAACTTGGCAGATATTATTGTCCGAGATATTGGTACAATTTCCGAACAAACGTtctgatcggatcactatagcgtacAGATGTCTTAAATACTAATTGATCCAATAGCAAAAGTGACTACAAAATCTTCCAGAAACGGACTTTAGAAGCGATTACAACCATATAGGAGCCATATAAGAAGCTCAGCCACAACAAATATTCTTTAATGAAAGGAGCACTGACCCCAAGCTCCACACATAGCTTTATTAGAGTGAACATTTGACAATTTAAGAACAGTGAACTGATCAAAATGGGAGTCATGCTGCCTATTTGAGCTCCTATGGACCGTAGATATCCTTTGTTGGCTATTCTGGAGGAGTGGCGGCGCAGTGCGCGAATTTGGTGCAGATTGTAAAGCCTTAGAGGATAAGGTCGCAGTATTTCATTGGCAGTATAGGGCCAGGTAACTCGTGCTTCACTCCCTGTGGGCTTAAGGCCTGAGCAAGTCTTacgatggctccatccattgcatttTTTGCACATAACCGAGATGGAGTAAGAATGGAGCCCTGCAATGAGTCACCGCATGACTTTGACCACCTTTTGGCATGCTcagctaaccctacacatctgacacccctctccctAAAATCCGATACCGTCTAAAAAAACAAGCTTCCAAGGCCTGCCGTTGAATGACCTCATTGACAACTTTTCTATTCCTTACCACTCTAAAGGAGACTAGATAACCGTTACCAGAACAGTAGACTAAGACCTGAAGGTTATCTAAAAGGACCAAACTCACTCGGGGCGGAGCTATAATGTTGATTTtgataagaattttatttttattccgtTTAAGCCACTTGGCAAACTGCTAAGGATTTAGTTTGTAGTGTAATAGAGTTAAAATTTCAAgagttttttcaataaatgtgaacctaacctcaaaatgcaatacttcaaaaattaaaattcaaaccaTAAATGGCACAAATCTTGAAATATTGATGTTGTTTTGGTGGTAAAGATTGTTCTCTGTTGTTGTTATGTACAAGATTAAAGAAATTatcgcaaaattttttaatcaggaaAGCTCTAACTACACGCAGATTTTGCGCAAgtggttgtttttatttttggcatcaATAAATTTGCAACTTGACTTTCGTACTAGAATTTTAACTACTTATCTGCTCTACGActtatgaacaaaaacaaaaataaaacaaaagtacCTACCTTATTCATCAAATTCATAAATAacagtatttgttgttgtagttactTGCAAACCAATTTTGGGGCTATTGAACCTACTGCTTCCTTTTCATGCACATGTTTTCcaaaacacaatttaaaatttctagttttttttttatttatatccaataggtggcgccacgcAGGTGTATGTTTCACAGCCGCTGGATACGGTTAAGGTGAAGCAGCAGACATTTCCCTTTCTCTACAAAAACATGTTTGAATGTTTTGTGAACACTTACAAGAAGGATGGCATATTTCGCGGTCTCTACGCGGGCAGTGTGCCGGCCGTTATCGCAAATGTGGCTGAAAACTCTGTGCTCTTTGCCGCATATGGCGGCTGTCAGTCTTTCGTGGCATATCTGGTGGGCAAAGAGAATCACAGTCAACTGAATACGAcggaaaatgcatttgctgGCTTCTTTGCGGCGTTCTTTTCGACCTTCACGCTGTGCCCCACCGAGTTGGTGAAGTGTAAATTGCAGGCGATACGCGAGGTGGGTCAAAATAAACGTTAAATACGTATAAATGTTATATTTGTAGTGCTAAAACATTCGCTAACACTTTCAGTCCCATGAATGTTGTCCTggcataccggccaacgagcatATGACGCCATGGAAATTAACCAAAATTATCTACAAAGCAGAGGGtgagtttatatacataaaataaagcactctttgtttaaa
This region includes:
- the LOC105229780 gene encoding mitochondrial ornithine transporter 2, whose amino-acid sequence is MDLFWWRKEPEPPPPPPPSAMQNRLIEFVAGSLGGATQVYVSQPLDTVKVKQQTFPFLYKNMFECFVNTYKKDGIFRGLYAGSVPAVIANVAENSVLFAAYGGCQSFVAYLVGKENHSQLNTTENAFAGFFAAFFSTFTLCPTELVKCKLQAIRESHECCPGIPANEHMTPWKLTKIIYKAEGVPGFFRGLTSTFMREMPGYFFFFGSYELTRELLTKPGQTKDDIGPLRTMFAGAVGGVMLWTMIFPADVIKSRIQVQGLSHGMLTVGVDIVRKEGILALYNGLLPSVLRTIPATATLFVVYEYTKKILHEEFDPKNAPTDKK